In a genomic window of Drosophila takahashii strain IR98-3 E-12201 chromosome 3L, DtakHiC1v2, whole genome shotgun sequence:
- the S-Lap4 gene encoding cytosol aminopeptidase, with amino-acid sequence MNKMRNVLKSVVQRRLPQVNQIRNACGGESKTSKGLVVGVYQKEGDNDPKLTPAGEKVNDRLHGKLQELICETKITGRLGRGKVFNNIDPEFRSLAVVGVGLEGIGFNELEMLDEGMENVRVAAGIGARSLQAIGVTEVFVDGMDYAEQAAEGAVLAIWRYCDMNSKRKPPHIPKLELFESPDYDSWTRGVFKAEAQNLARRMCDTPACCMTPTLFAQATVDALCPCGITVEIRTMEWIEQQRLHSFLMIAKGSCEPPVLMEITYCGTNPEDKPILFLGKGITFNSGAINLRDCKGMDEYRACMSGAASCVAMMRCCAALSLPINVCCIIPLCENMPSGMACKPGDVVTLMNHKSLAVRDLDKAGVVVMADPMLYGQSTYKPRLVVDVATLGSGVKKAFGGGATGIFSNSHYIWKQFQSAGALTGDRVWRLPLWNYYKKQITDEMGYDISNNGRGLASSCLAAAVLHELVPCVDWAHLDTRGTGLLTKFGLVPYLTAKYMTGRPTRTLVQFLYQMACPANQK; translated from the coding sequence ATGAACAAAATGCGAAATGTTTTGAAGTCGGTGGTCCAACGGCGACTGCCGCAGGTGAATCAAATTCGCAATGCCTGCGGCGGTGAATCGAAGACCTCGAAGGGTCTGGTGGTTGGTGTTTACCAGAAGGAGGGCGACAATGATCCAAAACTAACGCCCGCCGGCGAAAAGGTCAACGATCGTCTGCACGGCAAGCTGCAAGAGCTGATTTGTGAGACCAAGATCACGGGTCGCTTGGGCAGGGGCAAGGTCTTCAACAACATAGATCCCGAATTTCGCAGTCTGGCCGTGGTGGGCGTGGGTCTCGAGGGCATTGGCTTCAACGAACTGGAGATGCTCGATGAGGGTATGGAAAATGTTCGCGTGGCCGCCGGAATTGGAGCCCGTTCTCTGCAGGCGATTGGCGTTACGGAGGTCTTTGTCGATGGCATGGATTATGCCGAACAGGCAGCCGAGGGAGCTGTGCTAGCCATTTGGCGGTATTGTGACATGAACTCGAAGAGGAAACCCCCACATATCCCCAAGCTGGAGCTTTTTGAATCACCTGACTACGACAGTTGGACCCGGGGCGTTTTCAAGGCGGAGGCTCAAAATTTGGCCCGCAGGATGTGCGATACGCCCGCCTGCTGTATGACGCCCACTCTGTTTGCCCAGGCCACCGTGGATGCTTTGTGCCCCTGCGGCATCACCGTGGAAATCCGCACCATGGAGTGGATCGAACAGCAGCGCCTGCACTCCTTCCTCATGATCGCCAAGGGCAGCTGCGAGCCACCCGTTCTCATGGAGATCACCTACTGCGGAACCAATCCAGAGGATAAGCCCATTCTGTTCCTGGGCAAGGGCATTACCTTCAATTCGGGCGCCATAAATCTGAGGGATTGCAAGGGAATGGACGAATACAGGGCTTGTATGTCTGGAGCGGCTTCTTGTGTGGCCATGATGCGATGTTGTGCGGCCTTGTCGTTGCCGATTAACGTATGTTGCATCATCCCGTTGTGTGAAAATATGCCCTCGGGAATGGCCTGCAAGCCGGGCGATGTCGTGACCCTAATGAATCACAAATCCCTGGCTGTACGAGATCTGGACAAGGCTGGAGTGGTCGTGATGGCGGATCCCATGCTCTATGGACAGAGCACCTACAAACCGCGACTCGTCGTCGATGTGGCCACTCTGGGGTCGGGTGTGAAAAAGGCTTTCGGCGGCGGAGCCACCGGGATATTCTCAAATTCCCATTACATCTGGAAGCAGTTCCAATCCGCTGGAGCTCTCACCGGCGATCGCGTGTGGCGTCTGCCGCTGTGGAACTATTACAAGAAACAGATCACCGACGAGATGGGCTACGACATCAGCAACAATGGCCGAGGATTGGCCAGTTCCTGTTTGGCGGCCGCCGTTCTCCACGAACTGGTTCCCTGCGTGGATTGGGCCCATTTGGACACCAGGGGCACCGGGCTGCTGACCAAGTTCGGACTGGTACCCTATCTCACCGCCAAATACATGACTGGCAGGCCCACCCGCACTCTGGTTCAGTTCCTCTATCAAATGGCCTGTCCCGCCAATCAGAAATGA